Proteins found in one Clostridium kluyveri DSM 555 genomic segment:
- a CDS encoding magnesium transporter CorA family protein, whose protein sequence is MISIYKTIDTSNKLQSLDTIEHGCWINIIAPSDEDLLLISKKTGVSLDFLRAALDEEETSRIDTEDNNLLVIVDIPFTEMEVNSLTYDSYPLAIIHTEFILITVCLKNSKILTDFIAGKVKSFYTFKRSRFILQILYRIASYYLLYLRQIDKKSVMIEQRLHKSMKNKEFIQLLSLEKSLVYFSTSLKANEITLEKMLKLELLQKYPEDQDILEDVIIENKQAIEMTNIYSNILAGTMDAFASVVSNNLNIVMKLLASVTIVMSIPNIIFGSFGMNVSGIPFGKYTNAFWIIYGITALICVISIIFLKKKDLF, encoded by the coding sequence ATGATATCAATTTATAAAACTATAGATACATCAAACAAGTTGCAATCTTTAGACACTATAGAACATGGCTGTTGGATTAATATTATAGCACCTTCTGATGAAGATTTACTTTTAATATCAAAAAAAACTGGTGTTTCACTAGATTTTTTAAGAGCTGCCCTTGATGAAGAAGAAACATCTCGTATAGATACAGAAGATAATAATTTACTTGTAATAGTTGATATTCCTTTTACTGAAATGGAGGTCAATTCTTTAACTTATGACTCCTACCCTCTGGCAATAATTCATACGGAATTTATTTTAATAACTGTTTGTTTGAAAAACAGTAAAATTCTTACAGACTTTATAGCCGGTAAAGTAAAATCGTTTTACACCTTTAAACGCTCTAGATTCATATTACAAATACTTTATAGGATAGCAAGTTATTATCTACTTTATTTAAGACAAATAGATAAAAAAAGTGTGATGATTGAACAGAGACTTCACAAATCTATGAAAAACAAAGAATTTATTCAACTTTTATCTTTAGAAAAATCCCTAGTTTATTTTTCTACATCTTTAAAGGCAAATGAAATAACTCTAGAAAAAATGTTAAAATTAGAGCTTTTACAAAAATATCCTGAAGATCAGGATATCTTAGAAGATGTTATTATCGAAAATAAACAGGCTATAGAAATGACCAATATTTATAGCAATATTCTAGCGGGAACTATGGATGCATTTGCTTCAGTCGTATCTAATAATTTGAATATAGTTATGAAACTTTTAGCATCTGTAACCATAGTTATGTCTATACCAAATATAATATTTGGTTCTTTTGGTATGAATGTATCCGGCATACCTTTTGGAAAATATACAAATGCTTTTTGGATTATATATGGAATTACAGCTTTAATTTGTGTTATATCTATAATATTCCTGAAGAAAAAGGATTTATTTTAA
- a CDS encoding S66 peptidase family protein, whose amino-acid sequence MLGKKLEKGDTIGIVSPSSSEEPKKIEESIKFLQNLGFNVKSGKHIYDRWGYLAGKDKDRVQDLMDMFLDKEVNTILCIRGGYGAMRLLPLIDFDIIEKNPKIFAGFSDITTLLNNIYQECNLITFHSPMCNSQFDSSTLKSFLDTLMFGYNLFTIENTDNIPTDYFNGEYVKGELVGGNLSLICSTLGTPYAINTKDKILFMEEVEEEPYKIDRMLTHLSLSGILQQCRGFIIGQFKGCEFSKYKESLTLSEIFEDRILSLRKPTLTNFQSGHSYPKITIPIGAEVEIDLKNGKIHLSEPVVR is encoded by the coding sequence TTGTTAGGCAAAAAGTTAGAAAAAGGAGATACGATAGGAATCGTATCCCCTTCAAGCAGTGAGGAGCCCAAAAAAATAGAAGAAAGCATTAAGTTTTTACAAAACTTAGGGTTTAACGTTAAAAGTGGAAAACATATTTACGATAGATGGGGCTATCTAGCCGGTAAGGACAAAGATAGAGTACAAGATCTCATGGATATGTTCTTAGACAAAGAAGTAAATACAATACTGTGTATAAGAGGTGGATATGGTGCTATGAGACTTCTTCCTCTTATAGACTTTGATATTATAGAAAAAAACCCAAAAATATTTGCTGGATTCAGTGATATAACTACTTTACTAAATAATATATATCAAGAATGTAATTTAATTACCTTTCACTCTCCTATGTGCAATTCTCAATTTGATTCCTCTACATTAAAAAGCTTTTTAGATACACTGATGTTTGGATATAATCTTTTTACTATAGAAAATACTGATAATATACCTACAGATTATTTTAATGGTGAATATGTTAAAGGAGAACTTGTAGGAGGTAATCTATCTTTAATATGCAGTACACTTGGCACACCTTATGCTATAAATACCAAAGACAAAATACTATTTATGGAAGAGGTAGAAGAAGAACCTTATAAGATTGATAGAATGCTTACACATTTGTCTCTAAGTGGCATTCTTCAACAGTGCAGAGGTTTCATTATAGGTCAATTTAAAGGCTGTGAATTTTCTAAGTATAAAGAGAGCTTAACTTTATCTGAAATATTTGAAGATAGAATATTAAGTCTTAGGAAACCAACTTTAACCAATTTTCAATCCGGCCATTCATATCCTAA